In the Meiothermus sp. QL-1 genome, one interval contains:
- a CDS encoding TlpA disulfide reductase family protein produces MRVTPDALLLGPLALSWPNLALLLGVFTFIWLSARRGVEGKAWGVVLVAGLAARVGYALEHHAVWPSLGAALLGIVDIRTGGWHGWAGLLGGALAAWGLLGREAVRLVLPGVASLAVALLPLGLQHGLQRGLAGGQSELGDRVVFYLEPGQSRPSEARWGDLPRPMLVNFWATWCPPCRAEMPLLVEYQRKGYPIVLLNAGEDPGAIQAFLRQSGLEARVFLDGAGLQQAFQVSGLPTTLLIGPEGQVVARHLGPVNRAQLEALLQRLR; encoded by the coding sequence ATGCGGGTGACGCCCGATGCACTTCTGCTGGGTCCTCTGGCCCTGAGCTGGCCCAACCTGGCCCTGCTGCTCGGGGTTTTCACCTTCATCTGGCTTTCCGCCCGGCGAGGGGTGGAGGGTAAGGCTTGGGGGGTGGTGCTGGTTGCGGGGCTGGCTGCGCGGGTAGGCTACGCGCTGGAGCACCACGCGGTCTGGCCCAGCCTGGGCGCGGCCTTGCTGGGCATCGTGGATATCCGCACCGGGGGTTGGCATGGGTGGGCGGGGCTGCTTGGGGGAGCTCTGGCCGCCTGGGGGCTTCTGGGGCGAGAGGCGGTCCGGCTGGTGCTGCCAGGGGTGGCCTCCCTAGCGGTGGCCCTCCTACCTTTGGGCCTGCAGCACGGCTTGCAGCGCGGGCTGGCGGGGGGGCAGTCTGAACTCGGGGACCGGGTGGTGTTCTACCTCGAGCCCGGCCAGTCCCGCCCCAGCGAGGCGCGGTGGGGCGATTTGCCCCGGCCCATGCTGGTCAACTTCTGGGCCACCTGGTGCCCCCCCTGTCGCGCCGAGATGCCTCTTCTGGTGGAGTACCAGCGGAAGGGCTACCCCATTGTGCTGCTGAACGCAGGGGAGGACCCGGGGGCCATCCAGGCCTTCCTGCGGCAGAGCGGGCTGGAGGCGCGGGTCTTTCTGGATGGCGCGGGGCTGCAGCAGGCCTTCCAGGTGAGCGGTCTGCCCACCACTTTGTTGATTGGCCCTGAGGGGCAGGTGGTGGCCCGCCACCTAGGGCCCGTGAACCGCGCCCAGCTCGAGGCGCTTCTGCAGCGCCTGCGCTAG
- a CDS encoding FAD-dependent oxidoreductase gives MDYDVLIVGAGFAGSEAAYALAQKGMRVGLLTTSLDSVYLPFTPVYPPFPAGSLLAEVGEAGLKGWALHSRAKYRLENHPRIHLLQLSVTQLWLEGWRVVGVRTWEGPSKSAPRVVLAVGSFLSPRLYIGDVAEEAGRLSEVAYPDLYQHLLELGFAFVPQEAAVPPQEDTPGYRVVYQVFAPGEWEPATFRLPRLEGLYAVGLCVLGQGTYAQMAEEGMRLAACSL, from the coding sequence GTGGACTACGATGTGCTTATCGTGGGGGCCGGCTTTGCTGGCTCTGAGGCGGCCTACGCGCTGGCCCAAAAGGGAATGCGGGTGGGGTTGCTGACCACCAGCCTGGACTCGGTCTACCTTCCCTTTACCCCGGTCTACCCCCCTTTCCCCGCAGGCTCACTTCTGGCCGAGGTGGGCGAAGCGGGCCTGAAGGGCTGGGCGCTGCACAGCCGGGCCAAGTACCGCTTGGAGAACCACCCCCGCATTCACCTGCTCCAGCTCTCGGTGACCCAGCTTTGGTTGGAGGGCTGGCGGGTGGTGGGGGTGAGGACCTGGGAGGGGCCCTCTAAGAGCGCCCCCAGGGTGGTGCTGGCGGTGGGGAGCTTCCTCTCGCCCCGGCTTTACATCGGGGATGTGGCCGAGGAGGCCGGCCGGCTTTCGGAGGTGGCCTACCCGGACCTGTACCAGCATCTGCTCGAGCTGGGGTTCGCCTTTGTCCCACAGGAGGCGGCGGTGCCCCCCCAGGAGGACACCCCGGGCTACCGGGTGGTCTACCAGGTCTTTGCTCCCGGGGAGTGGGAGCCGGCCACCTTTCGCCTACCTCGGCTCGAGGGCCTCTACGCGGTGGGGCTGTGCGTGCTGGGGCAGGGGACCTATGCCCAGATGGCCGAGGAGGGCATGCGCCTTGCGGCTTGCAGCCTATAG
- a CDS encoding CoA-binding protein: MKDLRSFLRSARTIAVLGAHPDPQKPAHYVPAYLKQQGYTLLPVNPVYAGQVLWGRRVAARLEELEEPVDILNIFRRSEALMAHLEEIRALQPKLVWLQSGIRHPAFARALLEVGIPVVEDRCLMVVHRQLLG, encoded by the coding sequence ATGAAGGACCTTCGCAGTTTCCTGCGCTCTGCCCGCACCATCGCGGTGTTGGGGGCTCATCCCGACCCGCAGAAGCCCGCCCACTATGTGCCCGCCTACCTGAAGCAGCAGGGCTACACCCTTTTGCCTGTGAACCCTGTCTATGCTGGTCAGGTGCTCTGGGGAAGACGGGTAGCGGCGCGGCTTGAAGAGCTGGAGGAACCGGTCGACATCCTCAACATCTTCCGCCGCAGCGAGGCCCTCATGGCTCACCTGGAGGAGATCCGGGCACTGCAGCCCAAGCTGGTTTGGCTGCAGTCGGGCATCCGCCACCCGGCCTTCGCCCGGGCGCTGCTGGAAGTGGGGATTCCGGTGGTGGAGGACCGCTGCCTTATGGTGGTGCACCGCCAGCTTCTGGGTTAG
- a CDS encoding DUF4832 domain-containing protein, with translation MVQQGGQGTTTLILTPQNGFTGAVALSLQNAPPGVTLSPTSLNVTGSSPVNQSLTISVGSGVATGNYTVKVRAAAGGIVREVDLTLTVNASEVLDFLPAEGEVVNPERGFSLDSHYPDEPSLDAAAKVAWARERGFEVRLIRRVYYLHTFAGQDALPQGFLQTLAQDLASAQAAGVKLILRFAYRPEENYQGSPTYCDPPKERILAHLAQLGPVLRARLGVVAYLEAGLIGPWGEWHSASPEAALMDPLPGYQEGAQPPCGRQNYDRKLPNAKTLEIVQALLQEVPGRKVAVRYPMAKAKLLELALGGPAGTYPAPSSFTPLTPWEAHGNTLKARLGAHNDCFLASADDYGTFYYDPGPEQELEKEFWSQDNRFTVMGGETCTPTPYVPPGEDPATWVYEQFRRYRYSTLNILYHPGMMAWLAGQTLGGGSLLAALKRDLGHRLHLRRAEVSATHLAPGQGLTLRLHLENQGFAGLYNPKGLELVFVREGDGLTVGRPLEARFFGPPPGEEAVYTYTVAAPPSPGTYALWLRIYDPDLPQDSRYNLRLASRLEYREGRNHLALFVHVR, from the coding sequence GTGGTCCAGCAGGGGGGTCAGGGGACCACCACCCTGATCCTGACGCCGCAGAATGGCTTTACCGGGGCGGTTGCGCTGTCCTTGCAGAACGCTCCTCCCGGGGTCACACTCTCGCCCACCAGCCTGAACGTGACGGGCTCCAGCCCAGTGAACCAGAGCCTCACCATCAGCGTGGGCAGCGGCGTGGCCACCGGGAACTACACCGTCAAGGTGCGGGCTGCTGCCGGGGGCATCGTCAGGGAGGTGGATCTTACCCTCACCGTGAACGCTTCGGAGGTCCTCGACTTCCTACCTGCGGAGGGGGAGGTGGTGAACCCGGAGCGGGGCTTCTCCCTGGACTCCCACTACCCCGACGAGCCCAGCCTGGACGCCGCGGCCAAGGTGGCCTGGGCCCGGGAGCGGGGCTTCGAGGTGCGCCTCATCCGCCGGGTCTACTACCTGCACACCTTCGCCGGGCAGGACGCCCTGCCCCAGGGTTTCCTCCAGACCCTGGCCCAGGACCTGGCCTCCGCCCAGGCCGCGGGGGTCAAGCTCATCCTCCGCTTCGCCTACCGGCCGGAGGAGAACTATCAGGGGAGCCCCACCTACTGCGACCCCCCCAAGGAGCGGATCCTGGCCCACCTGGCCCAGCTGGGGCCTGTCCTGCGGGCCCGCCTGGGGGTGGTCGCCTACCTGGAGGCGGGGCTCATCGGCCCCTGGGGGGAGTGGCACTCCGCCAGCCCTGAAGCGGCCCTCATGGACCCCCTCCCCGGGTACCAGGAGGGGGCCCAGCCCCCTTGCGGCCGGCAGAACTACGACCGCAAGCTCCCCAACGCCAAGACCCTGGAGATCGTCCAGGCTCTTCTGCAGGAGGTGCCAGGACGGAAGGTGGCCGTGCGCTACCCCATGGCCAAGGCCAAGCTCCTGGAGCTGGCCCTAGGGGGGCCTGCGGGGACCTATCCTGCCCCTTCCTCCTTCACCCCCCTGACCCCCTGGGAGGCCCACGGGAACACGCTGAAGGCCCGGCTAGGGGCCCACAACGACTGCTTCCTGGCCTCGGCGGACGACTACGGGACCTTCTACTACGACCCAGGGCCAGAGCAGGAGCTGGAGAAGGAGTTCTGGAGCCAGGACAACCGCTTCACCGTGATGGGAGGGGAGACCTGCACCCCCACCCCCTACGTCCCCCCGGGGGAGGACCCTGCCACCTGGGTCTATGAGCAGTTCCGGCGCTACCGCTACAGCACCCTGAACATCCTCTACCACCCGGGGATGATGGCCTGGCTGGCGGGCCAGACCCTGGGTGGAGGGAGCCTCCTTGCCGCCCTCAAACGGGACCTGGGGCACCGGCTCCACCTGCGGCGGGCGGAGGTGAGCGCCACCCACCTGGCCCCGGGCCAGGGCCTCACCCTCCGCCTCCACCTGGAAAACCAGGGCTTCGCAGGCCTTTACAACCCCAAGGGCCTGGAGCTGGTCTTCGTGCGGGAGGGGGATGGCCTTACGGTGGGGCGCCCTCTGGAGGCGCGCTTCTTCGGCCCGCCCCCGGGGGAGGAGGCCGTCTACACGTACACGGTGGCCGCTCCCCCGTCCCCGGGGACTTACGCCCTGTGGCTGCGCATCTACGACCCGGACCTCCCCCAGGACTCCCGCTACAACCTGCGCCTGGCCAGCCGCCTGGAGTACCGGGAGGGCCGGAACCACCTGGCCCTCTTTGTGCACGTGAGGTGA
- a CDS encoding A/G-specific adenine glycosylase, with protein sequence MDENSAKEALVGRVLGWYQKHRRLLPWRGEQDPYRVLLSEVLLQQTRAAQAIPYYHRFLARFPTLEALAQATEEEVLWVWQGCGYYTRARNLHRLARQVSAIPSSYAELRRLPGLGPYTAAAVASIAFGEPVAAVDGNVRRVLARLWAWEQPKGGLVRAKAEELMREALRRAPPGEWNQALIELGALVCTPRRPECKRCPAVQFCQGREAPERYPRPQVRKQQPQEMVALVLQGPAGFHLEKRPGGVLGGLWGVPMEEEPGGLERLLARFGLKQAQKVGEVRHEFTHRRLLVRVYQAPWEGGENPGLRPLSRLDRKVLELAGARL encoded by the coding sequence ATGGACGAGAACAGTGCAAAAGAGGCGCTGGTGGGGCGGGTGCTGGGCTGGTATCAAAAACACCGCCGCCTTCTCCCCTGGCGCGGCGAGCAGGACCCCTACCGGGTGTTGCTCTCGGAGGTGCTGCTGCAGCAGACTCGAGCAGCCCAGGCCATCCCCTACTACCACCGCTTTCTGGCGCGCTTTCCCACCCTGGAGGCCCTGGCCCAGGCCACGGAGGAGGAGGTGCTCTGGGTCTGGCAGGGATGCGGCTACTACACCCGGGCCCGCAACCTTCACCGCCTGGCCCGTCAGGTATCCGCCATACCCTCCTCTTACGCTGAGCTACGCCGGCTACCCGGGCTTGGCCCCTACACCGCAGCGGCGGTGGCCTCCATCGCCTTTGGCGAGCCGGTGGCTGCTGTGGATGGCAACGTGCGGCGGGTGCTGGCCCGCCTTTGGGCCTGGGAGCAGCCCAAAGGCGGGCTGGTACGGGCCAAGGCCGAGGAGCTGATGCGCGAGGCGCTCCGGCGGGCCCCACCCGGCGAGTGGAACCAGGCCCTTATCGAACTGGGGGCCCTGGTCTGTACCCCCCGCCGCCCCGAGTGCAAGAGGTGCCCGGCGGTCCAGTTCTGCCAGGGAAGAGAGGCCCCCGAGCGCTACCCCCGGCCCCAGGTGCGAAAACAACAGCCGCAAGAGATGGTGGCCCTGGTGCTACAGGGACCGGCTGGCTTCCACCTGGAAAAGCGGCCCGGAGGTGTGCTGGGGGGGCTTTGGGGCGTCCCCATGGAGGAGGAGCCCGGCGGGCTGGAGCGCCTGCTGGCGCGCTTTGGCCTAAAGCAGGCCCAAAAGGTGGGCGAAGTGCGGCACGAGTTCACCCACCGGCGGCTTCTGGTCCGCGTCTATCAGGCTCCTTGGGAGGGTGGTGAAAATCCCGGGCTTCGACCCCTGTCCCGGCTGGACCGCAAGGTTTTGGAGCTGGCGGGCGCCCGACTATAG